One window of Clostridiales bacterium genomic DNA carries:
- a CDS encoding 2-isopropylmalate synthase: MNTTNNTPAALGLDKVHIFDTTLRDGEQSPGASMNTEEKLEIARQLVRLGVDVIEAGFPISSPGDFESVRRIGAEVGDAVVVCALSRAVPADIETAAAALSTAARPRIHTGIGVSESHLQHKLRIDRDTAVERAVAAVKLARSFVDDVEFYAEDAGRAEPAFLYRMVEAVIAAGATVVNIPDTTGYTYPEEFGALIRGLFEHVNGIEDVTVAVHCHNDLGMATANALAGVKAGARQVECTANGIGERAGNTAMEEVVMALRSRREYFGADTTINTREIMRTSRLVSNITGIFVQPNKSIVGANAFAHSSGIHQDGVLKERSTYEIIDPADVGVGGSAIVLTARSGRAALRHRLVQLGYDLAEAEFERVHTEFLELADKKKEVYDEDLETLVSETGRTSVGEVYHLRSLHVMCGEPGIPTATVELVEAATGQPIIDSSHGTGPVDAVYRAINRMIDVENDLIEFSVQSVTRGIDALGEVTIRVRSGDGRVFTGRGAHSDIITASARAYVNALNRLLVAERPQVTDEV, from the coding sequence ATGAATACGACAAACAACACCCCCGCGGCCCTCGGCCTCGACAAGGTCCACATCTTCGATACCACGCTGCGCGACGGCGAGCAGTCGCCCGGGGCCAGCATGAACACCGAGGAGAAGCTCGAGATCGCCCGCCAGCTCGTGCGTCTCGGCGTGGACGTGATCGAGGCCGGGTTCCCGATCTCTAGTCCTGGCGACTTTGAGAGCGTGCGTCGCATCGGGGCCGAGGTGGGCGACGCGGTTGTCGTGTGTGCGCTCTCCCGCGCGGTGCCCGCAGATATCGAGACCGCCGCCGCGGCGCTGTCCACGGCCGCCCGTCCGCGCATTCACACCGGGATCGGCGTGTCCGAGTCACACCTGCAGCACAAGTTGCGGATCGATCGCGACACGGCTGTCGAGCGCGCGGTCGCCGCCGTCAAGCTCGCGCGCTCGTTCGTCGACGACGTTGAGTTCTACGCGGAAGACGCCGGGCGCGCCGAGCCGGCTTTTCTCTACCGGATGGTCGAGGCGGTCATCGCCGCTGGCGCGACGGTCGTTAACATCCCGGATACCACCGGCTATACGTATCCCGAGGAGTTCGGCGCGCTGATCCGTGGGCTCTTCGAGCACGTGAACGGCATCGAGGACGTCACGGTGGCGGTGCACTGCCACAACGATCTCGGCATGGCGACCGCCAATGCGCTCGCGGGCGTGAAGGCGGGCGCGCGCCAGGTCGAGTGCACGGCGAACGGGATCGGCGAGCGCGCCGGCAACACCGCGATGGAGGAGGTGGTGATGGCGCTCCGCTCGCGTCGCGAGTACTTCGGCGCGGACACCACCATCAACACGCGCGAGATCATGCGCACGTCGCGCCTGGTCAGCAACATCACCGGCATCTTCGTCCAGCCCAACAAGTCGATCGTGGGCGCAAACGCGTTCGCCCACTCCAGCGGCATCCATCAAGACGGCGTGCTCAAGGAGCGATCGACCTACGAGATCATCGACCCGGCCGACGTGGGCGTAGGCGGCAGCGCGATCGTGCTGACCGCGCGCTCCGGCCGGGCCGCGCTCCGACACCGGCTCGTACAGCTCGGCTACGATCTTGCCGAGGCCGAGTTCGAACGTGTTCACACCGAGTTTCTAGAACTTGCCGACAAGAAAAAGGAAGTCTACGACGAGGACCTCGAGACGCTTGTGAGCGAGACGGGCCGCACGTCGGTAGGCGAGGTCTACCACCTGCGTTCGCTCCACGTCATGTGCGGCGAACCCGGCATCCCCACCGCGACGGTCGAGCTCGTCGAGGCCGCGACCGGTCAGCCGATCATCGACTCGAGCCACGGCACCGGCCCGGTCGATGCCGTCTACCGGGCGATCAACCGCATGATCGACGTGGAAAACGACCTCATCGAGTTTAGCGTGCAGAGCGTGACGCGCGGTATCGACGCGCTCGGCGAGGTGACGATCCGCGTGCGCAGCGGCGACGGTCGCGTGTTCACCGGCCGAGGCGCCCACTCCGACATCATCACCGCGTCGGCGCGCGCCTACGTCAACGCGCTCAACCGCTTGTTGGTGGCCGAGCGCCCCCAGGTCACCGACGAGGTGTAG
- a CDS encoding O-antigen ligase family protein produces the protein MVLAVLTAASAYPSRGIWMATDGPMLLTALTLVALSVAVFTSHRPFKVPRATVFLAAALTLVALSTAFSEFWPFALFGSPRIRLGVISLVPLGALAVLAAPFAPEIRSILRQIAPWACAAWVLTVLGQVIAGLPIAWGLSSNGALSAQFLVLLLPVLLSTVRAAHVRLLVGCGVAGVLWYIGSALGVVLALVWSALHAGLSRDRIERMLWRAAPVLPVTHALISAAGVAAVLGSGTAAAGYLGTRPQFWRSALDVAREWWVIGAGPDSFPHVAARLITPASAYIEGDTPALSVSAHNLWLDIGVHGGIAGVVLALVAATALARTWSRARDPGTLPFIAGVLLFFTSTLLQPVSLQSLPALVMMLVATLPARSGGVAIAHATQRRGLSWVARRAPGIAGLACATPLLFFALTCLAVGRPDYHPASAAFTETAARAWRYDPELWAQSAYRHGLEIEEPPGREARTRYLEAGLTRAIELVPSEHRYLLERAHASDALGMEPAVVAVRYDAALGAFPLSPEVNFSRGLFLARQGDLAGARSSYAVLESLYPEWSGTRNFEEQARGFGLDLAR, from the coding sequence GTGGTTTTGGCCGTTTTGACGGCCGCTTCAGCGTACCCTTCGCGCGGCATCTGGATGGCAACCGATGGGCCTATGCTCCTGACCGCGCTCACGCTCGTCGCGCTCTCGGTAGCCGTCTTCACGTCGCATCGTCCATTCAAGGTGCCGCGCGCAACCGTGTTTCTTGCGGCGGCGCTCACGCTCGTCGCGCTTTCCACCGCGTTTTCGGAGTTCTGGCCGTTTGCGCTCTTTGGTTCTCCGCGCATCCGCCTCGGGGTGATCTCGCTCGTGCCGCTCGGCGCACTTGCGGTCCTCGCTGCACCGTTTGCGCCGGAGATACGTTCGATCCTCAGACAAATCGCTCCGTGGGCATGCGCCGCGTGGGTCCTTACCGTGCTCGGCCAAGTGATCGCTGGACTACCCATCGCCTGGGGACTCTCATCGAACGGGGCTCTAAGCGCGCAGTTCCTCGTGCTGCTCTTGCCGGTTCTCCTTTCGACGGTTAGAGCCGCGCACGTTCGCTTGCTTGTTGGGTGTGGTGTTGCGGGCGTGCTCTGGTACATCGGCTCTGCGCTCGGGGTTGTTCTCGCGCTCGTGTGGAGCGCTCTGCATGCCGGGTTGTCCCGCGACCGCATCGAGCGCATGCTCTGGCGTGCCGCGCCTGTGCTCCCTGTCACGCACGCTCTCATCTCTGCTGCGGGAGTTGCCGCGGTGCTCGGCTCAGGCACGGCGGCTGCCGGGTATCTCGGGACGCGGCCGCAGTTTTGGCGCAGTGCGCTCGATGTGGCGAGGGAGTGGTGGGTGATCGGCGCCGGACCCGACTCTTTCCCGCACGTCGCGGCTCGCCTCATCACGCCTGCGTCCGCATACATCGAGGGAGACACCCCGGCACTGTCGGTGAGCGCGCACAATTTGTGGCTCGATATTGGTGTGCACGGCGGGATCGCGGGAGTCGTACTGGCGTTGGTCGCGGCGACGGCGCTCGCGCGCACGTGGTCTCGCGCGCGCGATCCGGGCACACTTCCGTTCATCGCGGGTGTGCTTCTGTTCTTCACGAGCACGCTGCTGCAGCCGGTGTCGCTGCAATCACTGCCCGCTCTCGTGATGATGCTTGTGGCGACGCTTCCTGCGCGAAGTGGCGGCGTCGCCATAGCGCACGCGACGCAACGTCGCGGCTTGAGCTGGGTTGCCAGGCGCGCACCTGGGATCGCTGGGCTTGCGTGCGCAACGCCGCTGCTCTTCTTTGCCCTCACGTGTCTTGCGGTCGGTCGCCCTGACTACCATCCGGCGTCCGCGGCGTTCACAGAAACGGCCGCGCGGGCATGGCGGTACGACCCTGAATTGTGGGCGCAAAGCGCGTACCGGCACGGACTTGAGATCGAGGAGCCGCCTGGCCGAGAAGCGCGTACGAGGTACCTCGAGGCCGGGCTCACGCGCGCCATCGAGCTTGTCCCGTCAGAACACCGGTATCTACTCGAGCGCGCGCACGCGAGCGACGCGCTCGGGATGGAACCTGCCGTCGTCGCGGTCCGCTACGACGCGGCGTTAGGGGCGTTTCCGCTCTCGCCGGAGGTAAACTTCTCGCGCGGCCTCTTTCTTGCGCGTCAGGGTGATCTCGCCGGGGCGCGTTCCTCCTACGCTGTGCTGGAGTCGCTGTATCCAGAGTGGTCGGGAACGCGCAACTTTGAAGAGCAGGCGCGCGGGTTTGGACTCGACCTCGCACGGTAG
- a CDS encoding tetratricopeptide repeat protein, with translation MKSSTLLTITRVSIASLVVAVVVVAGLVLDTVMNPRNAGTPTTEGERTILVSERAVQAAPDDPEARSRLAAAYLSVGRNADALREAEYAIRLDPELGNGYLVKGMVERALGRYEQAVASLQQALGLGENETADWRFLLQMELAEAYKGLDDLESARDALTEALASFPEAANIYYERGRIAEQMGDLEFALQDFQTVLTFIPDDEAATEAIARVSASIEASPSLEASPAPQGSE, from the coding sequence TTGAAATCGAGTACGCTCCTGACCATCACGAGGGTGTCCATCGCCTCGCTCGTAGTCGCGGTTGTCGTCGTGGCGGGGCTCGTGCTCGACACGGTCATGAACCCGCGAAACGCGGGGACGCCCACGACAGAGGGTGAGCGCACGATCCTCGTCTCAGAACGGGCGGTGCAGGCCGCCCCCGATGACCCAGAGGCACGCTCACGTCTCGCCGCGGCGTACCTCTCGGTAGGACGCAACGCTGACGCCCTGCGCGAAGCCGAGTACGCGATCCGTCTCGATCCCGAGCTCGGGAACGGCTACCTGGTCAAGGGTATGGTGGAGCGGGCGCTCGGGCGCTACGAGCAGGCGGTCGCGAGCTTGCAGCAGGCGCTGGGCCTTGGCGAGAACGAGACCGCGGATTGGCGCTTCCTCTTGCAGATGGAGCTCGCCGAGGCGTACAAGGGTCTCGACGACCTGGAGAGCGCGCGTGATGCGCTCACCGAGGCGCTCGCGTCATTCCCCGAGGCGGCAAACATCTACTACGAGCGGGGCCGTATCGCCGAGCAGATGGGTGACTTAGAGTTTGCGCTCCAAGATTTCCAGACAGTGCTCACGTTCATCCCCGATGACGAGGCCGCGACGGAGGCGATCGCGCGGGTCAGCGCCTCAATCGAGGCGAGTCCGTCTCTCGAGGCGAGTCCGGCGCCTCAGGGTTCCGAGTGA
- a CDS encoding NHL repeat-containing protein yields the protein MMTDSGQDTYGDSTSASRDGRATRRIRMLVVAIIIILLLALAGVGIMLANLISPRSGVATADATGGIEWVRSIYGWGTTPEEQFVQPHKLDIAEDGTIWVTDAMYPSRAFAFSPEGTYVSSVGDEAEVPLRGLGPIAVGMDDRLFIGEPMLDWVRVFTKEGQDLGAFSVPNPIDIEYARGTMVIGSTSGFAIIDPETGAPRVVIGTRGQGDSEFDTVNGIAIDDDGAIYVSDAYNNRLSKYDAEGERVWMVSTGAPGNQVELTGGTAMAESRVTTAPAQMQLPGGVTIDGSGRIVVVDAFDFSISVFNQDDGTFLAKYGEHGRLDGQFVWPVSIEYDPQRDWFAVADKGNSRVQIIRLPGSAPGVDVESQIRRSLAGPLRACVPPVLLILLVLIVLAVRSFKKRKDSQSGVAGDSV from the coding sequence GTGATGACCGATTCGGGCCAAGACACGTACGGCGATTCCACGAGCGCCTCCCGTGACGGGAGGGCGACGCGGCGGATCCGTATGCTCGTAGTAGCGATCATCATCATATTGCTGCTTGCGCTCGCGGGAGTCGGGATCATGCTCGCAAATCTCATCTCTCCGAGGTCAGGGGTAGCCACAGCGGATGCGACAGGCGGGATTGAGTGGGTCCGCTCTATCTACGGCTGGGGAACCACCCCGGAGGAGCAGTTTGTGCAACCGCACAAGCTCGACATCGCTGAGGACGGTACGATTTGGGTCACCGACGCGATGTACCCGAGCCGGGCGTTTGCTTTCAGTCCGGAAGGCACGTACGTGTCATCCGTCGGCGATGAGGCGGAGGTGCCGTTGCGCGGGCTTGGTCCAATCGCTGTGGGAATGGACGACCGACTCTTCATCGGCGAGCCGATGCTTGACTGGGTCCGGGTATTTACGAAAGAGGGACAGGATCTCGGAGCGTTCTCGGTGCCAAACCCGATCGACATTGAGTACGCACGTGGCACCATGGTCATAGGGTCGACATCCGGCTTTGCCATCATCGATCCGGAGACAGGCGCGCCACGTGTAGTCATCGGCACACGCGGGCAAGGCGACAGCGAGTTCGACACGGTAAACGGCATCGCGATCGATGACGACGGGGCGATCTACGTGTCAGACGCGTACAACAATCGCTTGAGCAAGTACGACGCGGAGGGCGAACGCGTCTGGATGGTGTCAACCGGCGCTCCAGGCAACCAGGTGGAGCTTACCGGTGGCACCGCGATGGCCGAATCACGGGTCACCACGGCTCCCGCACAGATGCAGCTGCCCGGTGGTGTGACGATTGACGGATCCGGCCGGATCGTGGTGGTCGACGCCTTTGATTTCTCGATCTCGGTGTTCAACCAAGATGACGGAACGTTTTTGGCGAAGTACGGTGAGCACGGGAGGCTGGACGGCCAGTTTGTGTGGCCTGTGAGCATCGAGTACGACCCGCAGCGCGATTGGTTCGCGGTCGCGGACAAGGGTAATTCACGCGTGCAAATCATACGCCTGCCGGGCTCTGCCCCAGGAGTCGACGTCGAGTCCCAGATCAGAAGGTCGCTCGCGGGACCACTGAGGGCTTGCGTGCCTCCGGTTCTCCTGATCCTCCTTGTGCTGATTGTGCTGGCAGTCCGCTCATTTAAGAAGCGCAAAGACTCCCAGAGCGGGGTTGCGGGCGATTCAGTCTAA
- the leuC gene encoding 3-isopropylmalate dehydratase large subunit: MTITEKILAAHAGLDEVEPGQLITASLDIVLANDVTAPIAIREFRRIGVDKVWDPERIALVPDHYTPNKDIKSAEQAKIMREFAREQQITHYYEIGCMGVEHALLPEQGVVGPGDVIIGADSHTCTYGALGAFATGVGSTDAAAGMATGEAWFKVPASIKFVVDGEFQPWVSGKDLILHIIGMIGVDGALYQAMEFTGSTIDALSMDDRMTVCNMAIEAGAKSGIIAVDDITRAYVEGRAERPWTEYRSDPDAQYARVIRIDVSTLKPTVSFPHLPSNTRLAEESRDITVDQVVIGSCTNGRLEDMRIAAGILKGHRVHERVRLIIIPATQEVFRACMHEGLTDIFLDAGAAVSTPTCGPCLGGHMGILAAGERAVATTNRNFVGRMGDPTSEVYLSSPAVAAATAVAGRIALPEDIGIG, from the coding sequence ATGACCATCACAGAAAAGATCCTCGCCGCCCACGCTGGTCTCGATGAGGTCGAACCCGGCCAGCTCATCACGGCTTCGCTCGACATCGTGCTCGCAAACGACGTGACCGCACCTATCGCGATCCGCGAGTTTAGACGGATAGGCGTCGACAAGGTCTGGGACCCAGAGCGCATCGCGCTCGTCCCGGACCACTACACCCCCAACAAGGATATCAAGAGCGCCGAGCAGGCCAAGATCATGCGCGAGTTCGCTCGCGAGCAGCAAATTACCCACTACTACGAGATCGGTTGCATGGGAGTGGAGCACGCGCTCCTGCCCGAACAGGGCGTGGTAGGTCCAGGAGACGTCATCATCGGCGCTGACTCCCACACCTGCACATACGGCGCGCTCGGAGCGTTTGCGACCGGTGTCGGCAGCACCGATGCGGCCGCCGGTATGGCGACCGGCGAGGCATGGTTCAAGGTGCCCGCGTCGATCAAGTTCGTCGTCGACGGCGAGTTCCAGCCGTGGGTCTCGGGCAAGGACCTCATCTTGCACATCATCGGCATGATCGGTGTTGACGGCGCGCTCTACCAGGCGATGGAGTTCACGGGTTCCACCATCGACGCGCTGTCGATGGACGACCGCATGACCGTCTGCAACATGGCGATCGAGGCGGGGGCGAAGTCAGGCATCATCGCGGTGGACGACATCACTCGCGCCTACGTCGAGGGGCGCGCGGAGCGCCCGTGGACCGAGTACCGCTCGGACCCGGATGCCCAGTACGCGCGCGTCATCAGGATCGACGTCTCGACGCTCAAGCCCACCGTCTCCTTCCCGCACCTGCCCTCCAACACACGTCTGGCGGAGGAGTCGCGCGACATAACCGTCGACCAGGTCGTGATCGGCTCGTGCACAAATGGGCGTCTCGAAGACATGCGGATCGCGGCGGGGATACTCAAGGGGCACAGAGTGCACGAGCGGGTCCGACTCATAATCATCCCCGCCACGCAAGAGGTCTTTCGCGCGTGCATGCACGAGGGCCTCACCGACATCTTCCTCGACGCGGGTGCCGCGGTCTCCACGCCCACGTGCGGACCGTGTCTCGGTGGCCACATGGGCATCCTCGCGGCGGGAGAGCGTGCGGTGGCGACGACCAACCGCAACTTCGTGGGTCGAATGGGGGATCCGACGAGCGAGGTCTACCTGTCGAGTCCGGCGGTCGCGGCGGCCACCGCGGTTGCCGGGCGTATCGCGCTTCCGGAGGACATTGGGATAGGGTAG
- a CDS encoding FxLYD domain-containing protein, translating into MRFALVVAVAVILTGSALLYLSSDRGQAVRDMVTGVDQTPEMSTDPELLSGLQARVIRAYADAYKVARVYGEVANTSQQDCRVAAVELVIRDGSGNELKTMEINVRDIPAGGARSFDVEIGLFDTGFAAEPTVTGAAF; encoded by the coding sequence TTGCGATTCGCACTTGTGGTTGCTGTCGCGGTGATCCTGACAGGCTCGGCACTCCTCTACCTCAGCTCGGATCGTGGTCAGGCCGTGCGCGACATGGTCACCGGCGTGGATCAGACACCTGAGATGAGCACGGACCCGGAGTTGCTCAGCGGCCTCCAAGCCAGGGTGATACGCGCATACGCGGACGCCTACAAGGTCGCCCGCGTGTACGGTGAGGTCGCCAACACCTCCCAGCAGGATTGCCGAGTGGCCGCCGTCGAGCTTGTGATCCGCGACGGAAGCGGTAACGAGCTCAAAACCATGGAGATCAACGTGAGGGACATCCCGGCCGGGGGCGCGAGATCCTTTGATGTTGAGATCGGCCTGTTCGACACGGGATTTGCCGCCGAGCCGACGGTGACGGGGGCGGCGTTTTAA
- a CDS encoding SagB/ThcOx family dehydrogenase, which yields MLDRRVFVLGLAVLLAGCAPRQMEDTGAGLVSDPATPGPAPPAPPAPPATGEAQAAADLFGAIERRRSVRAFAADPVSGEHIALMMRSAQGITDPASGFRAAPSAGALYPLELYAAAADGVYRYSPADDELRRLNDNDVRRVLALAALAQMFIAEAPVVFVVNAVYARTAAKYGERAERYVHLEAGHAAQNLMLTAVHLGLGSVAIGAFVDEGVRRAIAAGNDETPLYLIPVGTPER from the coding sequence GTGCTCGACAGACGCGTGTTCGTACTGGGGCTGGCGGTGCTCCTGGCGGGGTGCGCCCCGCGCCAGATGGAAGATACCGGGGCAGGGCTCGTGAGCGACCCAGCGACCCCCGGCCCCGCTCCGCCTGCCCCACCCGCTCCGCCCGCGACCGGCGAGGCGCAGGCCGCCGCGGATCTCTTCGGCGCCATCGAACGCCGGCGCTCGGTGCGCGCGTTTGCGGCCGACCCCGTCTCCGGCGAACACATCGCGCTGATGATGCGCTCTGCGCAAGGTATCACCGACCCCGCCTCGGGCTTTCGGGCGGCGCCTTCGGCAGGAGCGCTCTATCCGCTCGAACTCTACGCGGCGGCAGCTGATGGCGTGTACCGCTACAGCCCCGCCGATGACGAACTCCGGCGCCTAAACGATAACGATGTGCGGCGGGTCCTCGCCCTCGCCGCGCTGGCTCAGATGTTCATCGCCGAGGCGCCCGTCGTGTTCGTGGTGAACGCGGTGTACGCCCGGACTGCCGCGAAATACGGTGAGCGAGCGGAGCGCTACGTGCACCTGGAGGCGGGACACGCCGCGCAGAACCTGATGCTTACGGCGGTGCACCTGGGACTGGGCAGCGTGGCGATCGGGGCGTTTGTGGACGAGGGTGTGCGACGCGCGATCGCCGCCGGAAACGACGAGACGCCGCTTTATTTGATACCCGTCGGCACACCGGAGCGGTGA
- a CDS encoding flippase-like domain-containing protein — translation MSTAGHPIAKKLIPVAVITVLVMFGITLYADADSLFAALAAFDLRALALAVALASLNLTVRFVRWHYYLNHLGIKAPKRMSAGIFLSGLSMSITPGKLGELLKCFMLRDRIGTRIAKTAPIVVAERYTDIVGVFALVAIGATQFSGAGPILIVGGIFMLAVFVVLSASDKMVDRAGALLSRALFKGRSFETDWARESGATFRTLLRGRPLAVGTLLGGLAWFFECLAAFVVLRGFGETGVTVIGATFTYATATLAGALSMLPGGLGATEGGMTVLFEQQGVPRDIAAGSTIVTRAATLWWGVGVGAVMYFAHAAFSRQALAEAVSEEEGA, via the coding sequence GTGAGTACAGCCGGTCACCCCATTGCCAAGAAGCTGATCCCCGTCGCCGTCATCACTGTTCTCGTGATGTTTGGCATCACGCTTTACGCCGACGCGGACAGCTTGTTCGCAGCGCTCGCAGCGTTTGATTTGAGAGCGCTCGCGCTGGCCGTCGCCCTCGCCTCACTCAACCTGACGGTACGGTTTGTGCGGTGGCACTACTACCTGAACCACCTCGGCATCAAGGCGCCCAAGCGGATGAGCGCGGGCATCTTCCTTTCCGGACTGTCGATGTCGATAACACCGGGAAAGCTCGGCGAGCTTCTGAAATGCTTCATGCTGCGTGACCGTATCGGCACGCGGATAGCCAAGACCGCGCCGATTGTGGTCGCCGAGCGCTACACCGATATCGTGGGCGTGTTCGCGCTCGTCGCCATCGGCGCGACGCAGTTTTCCGGGGCGGGGCCGATCCTCATTGTGGGCGGCATCTTCATGCTCGCGGTGTTCGTGGTGTTGAGCGCGTCGGACAAGATGGTCGACCGGGCGGGCGCGTTGCTCTCACGCGCGCTGTTCAAGGGCCGCTCGTTTGAGACGGATTGGGCGCGGGAATCAGGCGCGACCTTTCGCACGCTCTTGCGTGGCAGACCGCTCGCTGTGGGAACACTCCTTGGCGGGCTTGCGTGGTTCTTCGAGTGCCTCGCCGCGTTCGTGGTCTTGCGCGGGTTTGGGGAGACCGGCGTGACGGTCATCGGCGCGACGTTCACGTACGCGACCGCGACACTCGCCGGAGCGCTCTCGATGCTCCCTGGCGGACTCGGCGCGACCGAGGGCGGGATGACGGTGCTCTTCGAGCAGCAGGGAGTACCCCGAGACATCGCCGCTGGCTCCACCATCGTGACCCGGGCGGCTACGCTGTGGTGGGGCGTGGGCGTGGGCGCCGTCATGTACTTCGCGCACGCCGCCTTCTCGCGTCAGGCGCTCGCGGAAGCGGTAAGCGAGGAGGAGGGCGCGTAA
- the leuB gene encoding 3-isopropylmalate dehydrogenase, whose amino-acid sequence MTATHRICLLPGDGIGPEITAEAVKVLGAIGARESVEFEFVEALLGGIAIDETGTALPEATLEAAHAADAVLLAAIGGPKWDTTDPAKPRPEQGLLGIRKALGLYANLRPVKLFDALAAASTLKPEALAGVDMLIVRELTGGLYFGAREREYGVPGAGRGGAPGQRAYDTMEYREYEVERIARVAFEAARTRRGRVHSVDKANVLESSRMWREVVHSLHAAEYSGIELLDQLVDNTAMQLIRAPGQFDVIVTENMFGDILSDEASMLTGSLGMLASASLGDGTALYEPSHGSAPDIAGQGIANPLAMLLSVELMLRHSFAMHGAADALALAIEETLAEGWRTRDIADAATPAKRVVGTAEMGSLVADRL is encoded by the coding sequence ATGACGGCGACCCATCGCATATGCCTGCTGCCCGGAGACGGCATCGGTCCAGAGATCACCGCCGAGGCGGTCAAAGTCCTGGGCGCGATCGGAGCGCGCGAGTCGGTGGAGTTCGAGTTCGTCGAAGCGCTCCTCGGCGGTATCGCGATCGACGAGACCGGCACGGCGCTACCAGAAGCGACACTCGAAGCGGCGCACGCGGCCGACGCGGTTCTGCTCGCGGCGATCGGCGGTCCCAAATGGGACACGACCGACCCTGCGAAGCCGAGGCCGGAGCAGGGGTTGCTCGGCATACGCAAGGCGCTCGGGCTCTACGCGAATCTGCGGCCCGTAAAGCTCTTCGACGCGCTCGCCGCGGCGTCCACGCTCAAACCCGAGGCGCTTGCGGGCGTGGACATGCTGATCGTGCGCGAGCTCACCGGCGGGCTTTACTTTGGGGCGCGAGAGCGCGAGTACGGCGTGCCCGGAGCGGGGCGAGGCGGAGCGCCCGGGCAGCGCGCCTACGACACGATGGAGTACCGCGAGTATGAAGTGGAGCGCATCGCGCGGGTGGCGTTTGAGGCGGCGCGCACGCGGCGCGGGCGGGTGCACAGCGTCGACAAGGCCAACGTGCTCGAATCGAGCCGGATGTGGCGCGAGGTCGTCCACTCGCTTCACGCCGCCGAGTACAGCGGCATCGAGCTTCTCGACCAGCTCGTCGACAACACCGCGATGCAGCTCATCCGCGCCCCGGGACAGTTCGACGTCATCGTGACGGAGAACATGTTTGGCGACATCCTCTCAGACGAGGCGTCGATGCTCACCGGGTCGCTCGGCATGCTGGCGAGCGCTTCGCTTGGCGACGGGACCGCGCTCTACGAGCCGAGCCACGGAAGCGCGCCCGACATCGCCGGGCAGGGGATCGCCAACCCGCTTGCGATGTTGCTCTCCGTCGAGCTCATGTTGCGCCACTCCTTCGCGATGCACGGGGCGGCCGACGCGCTGGCGCTTGCCATCGAAGAGACGCTGGCCGAGGGGTGGCGCACGCGCGACATCGCCGATGCGGCAACGCCCGCCAAACGCGTAGTGGGAACCGCCGAGATGGGCTCGCTCGTCGCGGATCGCCTGTAG
- the leuD gene encoding 3-isopropylmalate dehydratase small subunit, which translates to MKFHGTAHKYGRDIDTDVIIPARYLNTSVPEELAKHCMEDLDPHFVSKIEFGDILVAEENFGCGSSREHAPISIKAAGVSVVIAKSFARIFYRNAINTGLAIMESPEAVDGISDGDEVEVDADAGIITNKTTGATFKAQPFPPFVKDIIEKGGLIEAVKAKLAQR; encoded by the coding sequence GTGAAGTTTCACGGCACCGCGCATAAGTACGGCCGCGACATCGACACCGACGTCATCATCCCCGCGCGCTACCTCAACACAAGCGTTCCAGAGGAGCTCGCCAAGCACTGCATGGAAGACCTCGACCCGCACTTCGTGAGCAAGATCGAGTTTGGCGACATCCTCGTTGCCGAGGAGAACTTTGGTTGCGGCTCGAGCCGGGAGCACGCGCCCATCTCGATCAAGGCCGCGGGCGTGAGCGTGGTCATCGCGAAGTCGTTTGCGCGCATCTTCTACCGCAACGCGATCAACACCGGCCTTGCGATCATGGAGTCCCCGGAGGCCGTTGACGGCATCTCCGACGGAGACGAGGTCGAGGTCGACGCTGACGCGGGCATCATCACCAACAAGACGACGGGCGCCACCTTCAAAGCCCAGCCGTTCCCGCCGTTTGTGAAAGACATCATCGAGAAGGGCGGGCTCATCGAGGCGGTCAAGGCCAAGCTGGCGCAGCGATGA